Part of the Sorghum bicolor cultivar BTx623 chromosome 1, Sorghum_bicolor_NCBIv3, whole genome shotgun sequence genome, CACATAGTTGCTGTAAAAACTACTGGAAATGTCTTCTGTTATGAGGTAACTTCATATTATTTTCAAGCGTCTAGCTTGATATTATGGTATTTTCTTAGCTTACATGTTAATGCTTTACAAACATAGGCAATCCAAGAACTTAACATCAAGCCAAAAAATTGGAAAGAATTGCTAACCGATGAGCCCTTCACTCGAAATGACTTGATAACGATTCAGGTGACTACTATGAAGAATCTACTTGCGCAGTTTCTTGTCAATATTTTACTGTTTAGGATAATTATGTTGACCTTTTGTAAATTTGGTAGAACCCAAACGTGGTTGATGGCAAGGTCCTTGGGGAATTCGATCATGTCAAAAAGGGCCTCAAACTTGAGGATGAAGGTTTAATTATGCTCCCTCTTTCCATTACCTTTTTTTTTCCCCCATTTCAGTTGTTCCTGACTAGCTTACATATTCTGACAATCGGGCTGTTTTGCAGAGTTGCAGCGGATGAAAGATGATCCAACCTATAACATAAATATTTCTGGTGATCTTAAGCAAATGATTAAGGATCTTGGGACAGAAAAGGGAAAGGAAGCTTTTTTGCAGGGGGGTGGAGGGCTGAAAGCTCAAAAGGAAAGAGCTGCGGCTCTTGCTGCAATTTTAGCAAGGAAGGAGAAGGATGACTCAAAACCAGGAAAAGAACCTAAACCTAATCAAAGTTTCAGTATTGTGGATGCTGCTTCTGCTTCTGTTCATGGCAGGAGTGCAGCAGCAGCAAAAGCAACTTCTGCTGAAAAAACCGCTGCTAGAATCGCTATGCATATGGCAGGGGAACGAGCTCCtgtaaatgctaaactggtatACAGTCATCTCATGTTCATGTGTTATGGTGTCCCTGTTTTACCTATCCATTGGTGTTGTCTAATGGTAATAATTCAATCATTTCAGGTCAAAAGTCGTTACACTACTGGAGCAGCGTCACGTTCTTTCACATCGACTTCTTATGATCCTGTTACAAAAAATGAATATGAGTATGTTAAAGTTGAAAGGAATCCAAAAAAGAAAGGCTACGTTCAGCTGCATACAACCCATGGTGATTTGAATTTAGAGCTTCATTGTGATATAACTCCTCGGACTTGTGAAAATTTCCTCACGCATTGTGAAAATGGTTACTACGATGGTCTTATCTTCCATCGGAGCATCAAGTATGTTCTGATTGCattagtcttttttttttcaaatgttACTTTAATTCTTATGGTGCTATCTAATTCTTGTTGTTTTTTATCATTATTACAGAAACTTCATGATTCAAGGCGGTGATCCAACTGGCACAGGAAGTGGAGGAGAGTCCATATGGGGTAAACCGTTCAAGGATGAGCCAAACTCAAAGCTGCTACATTCTGGAAGAGGTGTAGTTAGCATGGCAAATTCAGGCCCTCATACCAACGGATCCCAATTTTTTATCCTGTACAAGTCTGCACCGCACTTAAATTTCAAGCACACAGTATTTGGCATGGTGGTGGGTGGTTTGACCACACTTTCAGCTATGGAAAAGGTTCCTGTCGATGATGACGACCGGCCATTGGTTAGTATTGCCAAGTCAATTTCTGCTAGTGTGATGGTTATTTAAAGCATTGAGATAATCATTTATAGCTTTGAATGTATGCTGTGTCCTCCACCAGTGTATTTTTCAATATCAACAGAGCCTGAACATGTATTCCCATGATGGCCTCTATTTACAGGAGGAAATAAAGATCCTAAAAGTCAGCATATTCGTGAATCCTTACACAGAGCCAGATGAGGAAGAAGAAAAGgcaaaggaggaggaggagaagaaaaagGATGAGGATTATGTAATTTTGCATTTTATATCTTGTTTTAGCTATATAGTCATGGACTGTTTGCATTTAAATTTCCCAATTGTACTAACACGTGGTTGCATCGATTCAGGATAAGGTGGGATCATGGTATAGCAACCCAGGAACGGGTGTTGCTGGTTCAACGAGTACTGGTGGTGGGGTTGGCAAGTATTTAAAAGCTCGGACTGCTGGCTCTGTTGATGTGACTGGAAGTGCTGGTGCAGCTGATGATTCAAGCAAGAAGAGAAAAGCTACTGCATCCAGTGTAGAGTTCAAAGATTTTTCTGGATGGTAGATGCTATGTACTTATGTGTATGTATGTCGATTTCCTTGCTCCTCAGAGAAAATGGTGGTCGCACACTTTTGTTGTACCTTGATATGTTCATTCATGTGGTGTGGTCTGTTAACTGCCCAAAACTTCACGTATGTCATTCATGTGGTGTCGACTGTTAACTGCCCAAAACCACAGGGCCACTTCGGAGTGTGCTCTGTAAGTTTGGATTCAAAGTTGCTTCATACTGAAATGCTGAAAAAAAACATCATACTGAAATGCTGAAAAACATGTCCAGGGAGTGCTCTGTAAGTTTGGATTCAAAGTTGTTTATACTGAAATGCTGAAAAAACATCATACTGAAATGCTGAAAAAACATGTCCAGCAGGAACTGATTCCAACAAGTGTGAACTAAAGGGACAAATTACGATCACGGACGAATGAGCAAGTACCAATTTTGCGAACCAGCTCCGCAAAAAAGATAAAACATGATTACGTGTCAGCCAAACCCTCAAATTCAGCCAAACCCTCAAATGATGGGGCGGATATGACATGAGATCAGATGTCCAACTCGGTGAAAAATCTACCTTTGGAACAGATACACGCTCAAACTATGTTCAAccactagttgatctaagaagaTTGAGCCCCACATAAGAAAAAACAATGTTCCAACAGAGTTAAATAACATGCTAATGTTTGCAAAGTTCCTTTATCTATTGTGTTTGACTGACCTAAACACGCTTAAGCAAAACTACCATAATCGACGCAATAGCCAGGAGCACAAAGGCAGAGGGTGCATTCGGAAAATCTTTGCTGGAGCTCATTATCAGGGTCTTGATCGTCCCCTTGCTACGGCCCTCATCAGAGGTTGCGACAAGATCTTGCATCATGTTTGACAGATTGGCCATCATCTCGGACACCAGGGCCTTCATTTTCTCCAAATAATCCTTCACTGATTCACCAGTGCTTTGAGAGAGGTAAGTGTTGCTTCGCAGGCTAGCTGCCTCACCATCCTCCACCTCATCACCAGATACACTCGAAGCAATACTAGAACACTCGCTAAGCTCTGTAGGAAGGAAAACAAGATATATTACTAAGAGTTACTCAAGTAATTTATCACTGAAGGATGTTACCATTAATGCTTACTTGACTCATATGCCTTGTAGAACTTCATAACCTTTTCGTTCTTCATCACAGCATCCCAAACATTCTTATCAGAAGCAAGTGAGGCCACGACATCCTGGGTAGCAACAAAGGTTGTCAAGATGGACATGGCAAGCAATCTGTTAAAACTGACGGTaaacaagagagagagagagagagagagagagagagagagagagagagagacataaaGTGTACTCGAGATAATCAATTTAGCGTCATCACTTACAAAAGCAGGTTTATTGTGCTCAAGGTTGATTATGAACCGAGTGCATTAAATCAGAATGTGAATGTATAAAAGGAGCAGATGCAGTTACCAGTTAGTACTCACTCGAGGAAGTACAATTTATAGCATAGTCAAGTTGTATAATCATTTCATATAATGAAAATGTTTGTTCGGAGGAGTTCTAATCTCTCAATATAATAATCCTCATGAAAAGAATCAAGTACCAGGCTGCTAAGGTAACACGTGCCTCCTAAATCCGATACTGACAATAGCACTATTGAAAGAACAAAGAAATCTGATACTGACGATAGCACTATTTTGGAACAAACAGAGGGAGAACATCATGAGGGCCTGTTTTGGCATTTGCCAAAAAGGCCAGAAAGAAAAACCTGAGCTTCAGGGCTCTCATGTAGGAATGTGAATGCTTGCACAACACGTCCCGGAGTTCCGGATGAGACGAGAAAATTTTCGTAGTTATCATCCTTCTTAGACACTTCTGAATGAACAACGCCCTGAAGTGTTTCAGAGTGAACAAGTTCCGGAAGTGCAATTTCTTGAGCAGACTTTGCGTGACTATCCAGCTCAGCAGGCCAGAGATGTTTCTTCGGGGTTTCCAAGTGAGCAACATGAGGTTTATCCTTGGCACTGGTTTCATGAAAACGAAACACCGGTTAGATCCAGGAAAAAGATTATAGAGAATAAATGCGACACGTGCAAAAAGGAAATTACGATGAAAACATTGTTCAAACAAAAGAATCTGCAAGCAAGGTTCTTCTTTAATATACTAGCATTTTAATCATAGATTTTCCTACTCAATTCTGGATACAGGATATTTGTTGTGTCATTCGTTTCTGAGACATCGTGAAACCCTCAGAAGCATGGGCGAGTAGTAACCAATCGTTTGAGACATCGTGTAAACTTCAGAAGCATGGGCGAGTAACCATTGTGCGGTAAAGCAAAGTTTTTTATTGCACTAGTCATATAAATAACTCTTTCCAAAACTCGATGCGGAAGTGTCAAAAGGCCTTTGGTAATTGTCCAAGTAAACATAAGACAGAAGGCAACTTTTTGAGAGGAAAAGACAGAGGCCAACTAAAAGATTATTTTGTTTATAACGAAGTGCAATCAAGCAGGAGAGAAACTCATGACTTTGTTAACAGGAACCGTATCTCATTGATTGGATGCCAATAGCACGACCATGCTTACGCAACTCACGAACAATTTGCAACTCTACGTGCCCACGAACATTGCAAAAATTAATAATGTTATACTGAACTGGACTAAATATTTAATTAGATCGAAAACCAAATAATGAAATAAAGAGATCGCAAATGCAGAGACGAGAGACGTCGATGAGGGAAAAACAGAGAGAACGAATGTGAGCAAGCGAGAGCACCGACATCTCGAAGGCGTCCTTGAGGTCGAGCGTGGCAGCCAAGGCCTCCTCATGAGTGGGCACGGGGCCGAACACCTCGCGGTCGGTGATGACCCAGTCGTCCGCCGCGAACGTGGAAGCCTTCCGGCCGTCGGCGGAGGAAGTATGGGACGACGGGGTGACGACGCGCCGCATGTAGGCTGCGGAGCGGTAGCCGCCGATCACCGCGGCCTTGGCGGCCGCGCGGATGCTTCCCCCGGCCATGGCCAACAGCTGATGGATTGCTTCGCCGCGAGCGAGAGAGATCGCCCTCGAGCGCCCTGAACGAAATAGCCGGCGTGGCAAGGGATGAAGGGAAGGAGCCGGCCAACCGGGGAAGTCTGTTGGGTAAGATATTTATTATGGCCGCAAAGTACTTGTATGtaaataaaaaaaggaaaatggaAAATGACAGaattgagagagagaaaaattGTGTTGAATAAAACATAATTATGGAAAACATATTTTTTTGAgcaaatttatttcattttatTGGAACAGGAGTTTAGGATCATATATGGGCCGTCTGATCTATAATCGATGCTGGGTAAGGAATTTTGGATTGGGGAGTTGTTGCTGTTGCGGCGCTGAATATACGGGATACGGATCCCCAGCGTTGATGTCTTCCGGGATGACGCGTGTGGGTCGTTAATTCCGTAACTAATCACGTTGCTAATCAGAGCTGATTAGATCTCATCCGTCGGCCGTCGCCAGTCCCGGACGGACCTCGTGGTCAGCTGCTCTCCTGGAGTATTACGGATAAGAACAATTCCATCTTCTCATGACGTCGTCAACATTGGTCGATCAATCGGTCGATGGCATATACACTAGCAAGTTATAATTCAGATGCACAAAGGAAATGATGATCAAATGATCATGAGTGGAAGAACAAAAGAACTATCAGATCCAATATGGAAGACCCTGAATGAGGTCCCCTAGCCGTCAGCACACATTTCCAACTAGATCAAACGAAAAGACCAATTCTGAAGGCGCAGCCAGATTATTCTTGAAACTAAGACGAGTGGATCACCACAACACCTCGCCCAAACGGCCACAAAGTTTTATCTGATTTGAGTGCAAACTCAAAAAACTGCACATTTACAAACCCTGCATCTACATCTGACCTATACAATGTAGACCAACGTGTCAAATGTCAATACTTTGGTATCTATACCAATGTAATAACAGCGTATAAGAACTTCAATTCttctaaaaaaaactttaggctTTCAAGAGTCCCTCCACTCCTCAGGGAGACGCCACCGTTTGTGCCAGTAAATGGACACCCGGGACCAGAGAGGGAACATGAAGCTATAATCTGCGGCTTCATCAGGGATCCCCCCTATCGTCAGAGGCAGCCAGACATACCGCGAATCTATAAGATCGGATGGGTTCCACCGATCAGCCATGAAGATGAATGAGCCCGGCAGCCCTGGAACTGGCAAGACAAATGTGCTCTGGGAGAAGAATGTTGTTGATCTGAAGACCTCATTCCCTCCCACGCAGGGGTTCCCCAGTGTCTCCCAAGGTCCCATCA contains:
- the LOC8054237 gene encoding peptidyl-prolyl cis-trans isomerase CYP65 translates to MGKKQHSKDRMFITRTEWATEWGGAKQKDVGTPFKRLPFYCCSLTFLPFEDPVCTVDGSVFDLMSIVPYLKKFGKHPVTGAPLKHEDLIPLTFHKNSDGEFQCPVLNKVFTEFTHIVAVKTTGNVFCYEAIQELNIKPKNWKELLTDEPFTRNDLITIQNPNVVDGKVLGEFDHVKKGLKLEDEELQRMKDDPTYNINISGDLKQMIKDLGTEKGKEAFLQGGGGLKAQKERAAALAAILARKEKDDSKPGKEPKPNQSFSIVDAASASVHGRSAAAAKATSAEKTAARIAMHMAGERAPVNAKLVKSRYTTGAASRSFTSTSYDPVTKNEYEYVKVERNPKKKGYVQLHTTHGDLNLELHCDITPRTCENFLTHCENGYYDGLIFHRSIKNFMIQGGDPTGTGSGGESIWGKPFKDEPNSKLLHSGRGVVSMANSGPHTNGSQFFILYKSAPHLNFKHTVFGMVVGGLTTLSAMEKVPVDDDDRPLEEIKILKVSIFVNPYTEPDEEEEKAKEEEEKKKDEDYDKVGSWYSNPGTGVAGSTSTGGGVGKYLKARTAGSVDVTGSAGAADDSSKKRKATASSVEFKDFSGW
- the LOC8081876 gene encoding uncharacterized protein LOC8081876; translation: MAGGSIRAAAKAAVIGGYRSAAYMRRVVTPSSHTSSADGRKASTFAADDWVITDREVFGPVPTHEEALAATLDLKDAFEIAKDKPHVAHLETPKKHLWPAELDSHAKSAQEIALPELVHSETLQGVVHSEVSKKDDNYENFLVSSGTPGRVVQAFTFLHESPEAQDVVASLASDKNVWDAVMKNEKVMKFYKAYESKLSECSSIASSVSGDEVEDGEAASLRSNTYLSQSTGESVKDYLEKMKALVSEMMANLSNMMQDLVATSDEGRSKGTIKTLIMSSSKDFPNAPSAFVLLAIASIMVVLLKRV